A stretch of Orientia tsutsugamushi DNA encodes these proteins:
- a CDS encoding sensor histidine kinase — MAERLQQKVAVTFSITAVVPIIVLAVLFIFFFNFTIQNYFDKYINKICYASTISKLYLQSKANDQSTMSNITNELTSKKIAKLHTNRLLHFLKHKEFINYLTNNFDSNQEYIKLKHRLILLQVKCLIAFLCIALLMLLIAIHMSLILANRIFLPVTELLVTATKSIKLAKLNIQLKHTNVENELDFLTSVFNQMIKQLEYQNKDLTITQRTLVWSDIARKVAHEINNPLTPIQLSASMLADKFGKEVSDPIMFTKYLNIISRHAKDIETIIKEFADFAKIPVPKFTNCDLVAVIKGLVESRQIINEKIQYKFISTLSKLDFVADVTQIHQIIANLLNNAEESLESKFHSTKIIKIFLQQPVFEIVTIEVQDTGNGFSLDLINYITEPYVTTRLRGSGLGLSIVKKIAEDHFGTLQIRNLPNGGAAVQIIFDNLKLQACLNRGYE, encoded by the coding sequence GTGGCAGAAAGGTTACAACAAAAAGTTGCAGTGACTTTTAGTATAACTGCTGTAGTACCAATAATTGTGCTTGCAGTATTGTTTATATTCTTTTTTAACTTTACTATTCAAAATTACTTTGACAAATATATTAACAAAATTTGCTATGCATCAACAATTAGCAAGCTTTATTTACAGAGCAAAGCTAACGATCAAAGTACAATGTCAAATATAACCAATGAGCTAACTAGCAAGAAAATAGCAAAACTACACACTAACAGGCTTTTACACTTTTTAAAACATAAAGAATTTATAAATTATCTAACTAACAATTTTGATTCTAATCAAGAATATATTAAGCTAAAACATCGACTAATTTTACTACAAGTAAAATGCTTAATTGCTTTTCTCTGTATTGCTTTATTAATGCTGCTAATAGCAATTCATATGAGCTTGATCTTAGCAAATAGAATTTTTCTACCGGTTACAGAATTATTAGTTACTGCGACTAAATCTATTAAACTAGCAAAGTTAAATATTCAATTAAAGCATACAAATGTTGAGAATGAATTAGATTTTCTAACTTCTGTATTTAACCAAATGATAAAGCAATTAGAATATCAAAACAAAGATTTAACAATAACGCAGAGAACATTAGTTTGGTCTGATATAGCAAGAAAAGTAGCTCATGAAATTAATAATCCACTTACTCCTATACAGCTATCTGCTAGTATGCTAGCAGATAAATTTGGCAAAGAAGTAAGTGATCCTATTATGTTTACAAAGTATCTAAACATTATCTCAAGGCATGCTAAAGATATTGAAACAATTATTAAAGAATTTGCTGATTTTGCTAAAATACCAGTTCCTAAGTTTACTAACTGCGATCTAGTTGCAGTGATCAAAGGGTTAGTTGAATCAAGGCAAATAATCAATGAGAAAATACAGTATAAGTTTATTAGTACACTCAGCAAACTAGATTTTGTAGCAGATGTTACTCAAATTCATCAAATTATTGCGAACTTATTAAACAATGCTGAAGAATCTTTGGAATCTAAGTTTCATTCCACTAAAATAATTAAAATATTCTTACAACAACCTGTCTTTGAAATTGTAACTATTGAGGTTCAAGATACTGGCAATGGATTCTCTCTAGATTTAATTAACTATATTACTGAGCCATATGTTACAACACGCTTACGAGGTAGTGGCTTAGGACTGTCTATTGTAAAAAAAATTGCTGAGGATCACTTTGGTACATTACAAATTCGAAATCTACCAAATGGAGGAGCAGCAGTTCAAATTATATTTGACAATTTAAAATTGCAAGCCTGTCTTAATCGGGGGTATGAGTAG
- a CDS encoding sigma-54-dependent transcriptional regulator, whose product MGHVLIIDDEHDVRALLSDIVKSKGFTPTTAENSSEALSILDVKLPKIVILDVWLRGSDLDGLGILEIIRKKHPLVPVIIISGHATIETAVTAIKMGAYDYVEKPFTADKIVTVLKRACETARLKKENIDLRTKVIDRSEIIGQSPAINKLKAEIEKISPTSGRVMITGNIGCGKELVAQLIHRRSKYALGPFVTFCPTALTEEQAKYELFGERNINNNSDFTYKVCALEAANNGTLYIDEIADLPLSLQSRLLKFLQDNNFEKNGSSTSVKLNIRLISATAKNIQEEVTLGRFRQDLYYRLNVIPIHVPSLAKRKEDIPLLVQHFVQQLAKSSGLKARKFSNEAIAALQAYDWLGNIRQLRNAIEWTLIMNPLTSNSNHEIEVDMLPPDIINNKAVSIIKSKAKVNMMSMPLRKAREVFEREYLVAQMNRFNNNISKTSAFVGMERSALHRKLKLLNINCSNKDAHNNDYSSDDNLLATGQQNKECLA is encoded by the coding sequence ATGGGCCATGTTTTAATAATAGATGATGAACACGATGTTAGAGCACTGCTATCAGATATTGTTAAAAGTAAAGGATTTACACCAACAACTGCTGAAAATAGCTCTGAAGCACTAAGTATTCTAGATGTAAAACTACCTAAAATAGTAATTCTGGATGTATGGTTGCGTGGCAGTGATTTAGATGGATTAGGAATATTAGAAATTATAAGAAAAAAACATCCTTTAGTTCCTGTTATAATTATCAGTGGTCATGCTACAATTGAAACAGCAGTTACTGCTATCAAAATGGGAGCATATGATTATGTAGAGAAGCCATTTACAGCTGATAAAATAGTTACAGTATTAAAGCGAGCATGTGAAACAGCAAGGTTAAAAAAAGAAAACATTGATCTTAGAACCAAAGTAATTGATAGATCAGAGATTATAGGGCAGTCACCTGCAATCAACAAACTTAAAGCAGAAATAGAGAAAATTTCGCCAACTTCTGGCAGAGTAATGATTACTGGTAATATTGGGTGTGGAAAGGAGCTAGTAGCCCAACTCATTCATCGGCGTTCAAAATATGCATTAGGACCATTTGTTACTTTTTGTCCAACAGCTCTTACTGAAGAACAAGCAAAATACGAATTATTTGGTGAGAGAAATATTAATAACAACTCAGATTTTACTTATAAGGTTTGCGCGCTTGAAGCTGCCAATAATGGTACACTTTATATTGATGAAATTGCTGATTTACCTCTAAGCCTTCAATCTCGATTACTGAAATTTTTACAAGATAATAATTTCGAAAAAAATGGTTCTAGTACATCAGTTAAACTTAATATTAGATTAATTAGCGCTACTGCTAAAAATATTCAAGAAGAAGTAACACTAGGAAGATTTAGACAGGATTTATATTACAGATTAAATGTGATTCCAATTCATGTTCCATCACTTGCTAAGCGTAAGGAAGATATTCCTCTGCTTGTGCAACATTTTGTTCAGCAGCTAGCAAAGTCATCTGGATTGAAGGCCAGAAAGTTTTCAAATGAAGCAATTGCAGCTTTGCAAGCTTATGATTGGCTAGGAAATATAAGACAATTGAGGAATGCAATAGAATGGACCTTAATCATGAATCCACTAACATCAAATAGCAACCATGAAATTGAGGTAGATATGCTTCCACCTGATATTATCAATAATAAGGCAGTAAGTATTATAAAATCTAAGGCTAAGGTTAATATGATGTCTATGCCTTTAAGAAAAGCTCGAGAAGTATTTGAGCGTGAATATCTTGTTGCTCAAATGAATAGATTTAATAATAATATTTCTAAAACTTCTGCTTTTGTTGGAATGGAAAGGTCAGCATTACATCGAAAGCTTAAATTGCTGAACATTAATTGCAGTAATAAAGATGCACATAATAATGATTATTCGAGTGATGATAATTTACTTGCAACAGGACAGCAAAATAAAGAATGTCTAGCTTAA
- a CDS encoding pentapeptide repeat-containing protein: MMVLLLLTAHRAGVGIMPKNKLLTPKQNEEIRKYIDTQNAKKAPIELKKKFGTNLRGLRLISLDLSHTDFSNVDISNAQFIRVNLSYCDLTNATANGSVIQECKLEQSMMSQFQAINADFGASKFIKSEIHNSDFSRSNLEDSRFDACNIQNTKFINVIAKSIHFLNSTIVNSNFQSASISLGKFHRSKLINNNFLGADLTHSHFSFTKVIANYLESSDFNYSTIDNSTFFSSILSHAVIDNAKINNSRFSQSSLTNVPVLLSVITNTTFDHSDLQQSYFSTTTLDKVVFIKNQLNKVTFSKSNINNTVIHECQANSAIITQGAISNTTINQSQLNNIAIKHSESSKLVIKDSYMHDSELINVTFKESNFNNIVLIRTRFRDNKFYHSHLNLLNLQQAAFINNVFDSTSLKSSVMIGGIMNNVTHKNCDFNKLQLTNCIILNSDKIENAITANIAYSLNQAFSYQDLSSMNFSELTISGYNLSNLNLQNSIFRRTNISNTSITDSDFSNCNFHEAKINQSDFKNSNFTNTKFTLAKISNSNFDNANLNNTDLHLSNIKDSTFNNTNSAYSTNSIAKAL, from the coding sequence ATGATGGTTCTGCTGCTACTAACAGCACACAGAGCTGGTGTTGGCATTATGCCCAAAAACAAATTACTTACTCCAAAACAAAATGAAGAAATTAGGAAGTATATTGATACTCAAAATGCTAAAAAGGCTCCAATAGAGCTAAAGAAAAAGTTTGGTACAAATTTACGTGGTTTAAGGTTGATATCATTAGACCTAAGTCATACTGATTTTTCAAACGTAGATATTAGCAATGCTCAATTCATAAGAGTAAATTTATCTTACTGCGATCTTACTAATGCAACAGCTAATGGCTCTGTAATACAGGAATGTAAACTGGAACAATCTATGATGTCTCAGTTTCAAGCTATTAATGCTGATTTTGGAGCATCTAAATTTATTAAATCAGAGATTCACAATTCTGATTTTTCCAGGTCAAACTTAGAAGACAGTCGTTTTGATGCATGTAATATACAAAATACTAAATTTATAAATGTTATAGCTAAATCCATTCATTTTTTAAACAGTACTATTGTTAATTCAAACTTTCAAAGTGCTAGTATTAGCCTTGGAAAGTTTCATCGTAGTAAACTAATAAACAATAATTTTTTAGGAGCAGATTTAACGCATTCGCATTTTTCTTTTACTAAAGTTATTGCGAACTACCTTGAATCCAGCGATTTTAATTATAGCACGATTGATAATTCTACTTTTTTTTCTTCAATTTTATCACATGCTGTTATTGATAATGCTAAAATTAACAATTCGAGGTTTAGCCAATCATCTTTAACTAATGTACCGGTATTGTTATCTGTCATAACAAATACAACTTTTGATCACTCCGATCTACAACAATCATATTTTTCAACAACTACATTAGATAAGGTGGTTTTTATTAAAAATCAATTAAATAAAGTAACATTTAGTAAGAGCAACATAAATAATACAGTAATTCATGAGTGCCAAGCTAACTCTGCTATTATTACACAAGGAGCAATTTCTAATACTACTATAAATCAATCACAGCTAAATAATATAGCTATTAAGCATAGCGAATCTAGTAAGTTAGTAATTAAAGATTCATATATGCATGATAGTGAACTTATTAATGTAACTTTTAAAGAGTCAAACTTTAATAATATTGTTTTAATTAGAACAAGATTTAGAGACAATAAATTTTATCATAGCCATTTAAATTTACTAAATTTGCAACAAGCGGCTTTTATTAATAATGTTTTTGACTCAACATCATTGAAAAGTTCAGTTATGATCGGTGGAATAATGAATAATGTTACTCATAAAAATTGCGATTTTAATAAGCTCCAATTAACAAATTGTATTATTTTAAATTCTGATAAAATTGAGAATGCAATAACTGCTAACATTGCTTATAGTTTAAACCAAGCATTTAGCTACCAAGATCTATCTTCAATGAATTTTAGCGAGTTGACGATATCAGGATATAACTTATCCAACCTAAATTTACAAAATAGTATTTTCAGAAGAACTAACATCTCTAATACAAGCATTACTGATTCAGACTTTAGCAACTGTAATTTTCATGAAGCAAAAATTAATCAATCAGATTTTAAAAACTCTAATTTTACCAATACTAAATTTACATTAGCTAAGATATCAAATTCTAATTTTGATAATGCCAACTTAAATAATACTGACCTACATTTAAGTAATATAAAAGATAGCACATTTAATAATACTAATTCAGCGTATAGTACAAATTCTATAGCTAAAGCACTATAA
- a CDS encoding ankyrin repeat domain-containing protein, with protein sequence MGRFTRLLSSIQNFFRHRVTQQESNLHETVKQCNLDKLRSIIADRNININALNEENQTALHCAIETGNLDIVRLLLNSGADPNLCDDLNFSPLHKACMRNNTEIVKLLLDYEVNVNAPNIWYSTPLHYAARFGLPNIVKLLLNHGAIVDLQNSNGHTPLHDVMAYGRGSSSCIQAIKLLLNAGADVNLSDVYNHTPLHCAVIHHNVYFIKILLSAGADVNAVNDFGDTPFSQCCTIFDYNDEIIKLLVADIIRIEYCNLDINARGFIENQSMIHRSQHLTNLRYKCKKELQEMKDINVSNSGTTLFEILFLEKNLNTLARCVSNSDFTAKIMEKFDMYASFIEQCIKNASDRANLLQHAIESLAETVTLFPDDHVASTPSWNNLPYEVQHMILGHLSNNELRKFQPVDEAEAEITGEYAICD encoded by the coding sequence ATGGGACGTTTTACTAGGCTGCTTTCTAGTATACAAAATTTTTTTAGGCATAGAGTAACACAGCAAGAATCTAATTTACACGAGACTGTAAAACAGTGTAACTTAGATAAACTAAGATCTATAATTGCAGATAGAAATATAAATATTAATGCACTAAATGAAGAGAATCAAACAGCTTTACATTGCGCAATTGAAACAGGAAACCTAGATATTGTAAGGCTTCTATTAAATTCTGGAGCTGATCCTAATTTATGTGATGATCTTAACTTCAGTCCTTTGCATAAAGCTTGTATGCGTAATAACACAGAGATTGTAAAGCTATTGTTAGATTATGAAGTTAATGTTAATGCGCCAAATATTTGGTATAGTACTCCTTTACATTATGCTGCTCGATTTGGTTTGCCAAATATTGTAAAACTTTTGTTAAATCATGGAGCTATAGTTGATTTACAAAATAGTAATGGCCATACTCCTTTACATGATGTTATGGCCTACGGACGAGGCAGTTCAAGCTGCATACAGGCTATAAAGCTTCTGTTAAATGCTGGAGCTGATGTTAATTTATCAGATGTTTATAATCATACTCCTTTACATTGTGCTGTTATCCACCACAATGTATATTTTATAAAGATACTGTTAAGTGCTGGAGCTGATGTTAATGCAGTAAATGATTTTGGTGATACTCCTTTTAGTCAATGTTGTACTATATTTGATTATAATGACGAGATAATAAAGTTATTAGTTGCTGATATTATTAGGATAGAATATTGTAACCTAGATATTAATGCAAGAGGTTTCATAGAAAATCAAAGCATGATACATAGATCACAACATTTGACTAACCTAAGATATAAATGTAAGAAAGAACTACAGGAAATGAAGGACATCAATGTTAGTAACAGTGGTACAACTTTATTTGAAATATTGTTTCTGGAAAAAAATCTAAATACCCTAGCAAGATGTGTTAGCAATTCTGATTTTACAGCAAAAATCATGGAAAAATTTGATATGTATGCATCTTTTATTGAGCAGTGTATTAAAAATGCAAGTGATAGAGCTAATCTATTACAACATGCAATTGAATCGTTAGCTGAAACAGTTACTTTATTTCCAGATGATCATGTAGCAAGTACACCATCTTGGAATAACTTGCCTTATGAAGTACAACACATGATATTAGGACACTTAAGTAATAATGAGTTGAGAAAATTTCAACCTGTTGATGAAGCAGAAGCTGAAATTACAGGAGAATATGCTATATGTGACTAG
- the mreC gene encoding rod shape-determining protein MreC: MALLENRYKYQSKNILKHLVTVLTKFRLVTAIFIIIVSICTMHLSNTTHVKAIVLENTGQILETSLSVLNYISNAYANLLQYFKSLDQLKRDNAELNSRISYLQDVEQKLVILNAENQRLKNFISFSGETLNNSITTRLLSISFTPYNKLGIISAGFNQGIEKNNVVYDNHGLIGRVIEVSNNYSKILLLADSNSKIPVISSISQERAILVGGGSDNYAVKPLYLDENTKVQLGEIFVTSGDGQYYPYGIAVAKVTAINNGDIHLTLCSNLNRVEFVKVKLSN, encoded by the coding sequence ATGGCACTTTTAGAAAATCGTTATAAGTACCAGAGCAAAAATATACTTAAACATTTAGTAACTGTATTAACAAAATTTCGCCTAGTTACAGCTATTTTTATAATTATCGTGTCTATATGCACAATGCATCTTTCTAATACTACACATGTCAAGGCTATTGTACTTGAAAATACTGGTCAAATACTTGAGACTTCTTTATCAGTTCTAAATTATATTAGTAATGCCTATGCTAATTTATTGCAATATTTTAAATCATTGGATCAATTAAAACGAGATAATGCTGAATTAAACTCAAGAATATCTTATTTACAAGATGTTGAGCAAAAACTAGTTATATTAAATGCTGAAAATCAAAGATTAAAAAATTTTATCAGCTTTAGTGGTGAAACGCTTAATAACTCAATTACTACAAGGCTATTATCAATTAGCTTTACACCTTATAATAAATTAGGAATTATATCAGCAGGATTTAATCAAGGTATTGAGAAAAATAATGTTGTATATGATAATCATGGATTAATTGGCAGAGTAATTGAGGTAAGTAATAATTACTCTAAAATTCTCCTTTTGGCTGATTCAAATTCAAAAATACCAGTGATATCTTCAATTTCTCAAGAAAGAGCTATCCTTGTTGGCGGAGGAAGTGATAACTATGCTGTAAAGCCTTTATATCTCGATGAAAATACTAAGGTTCAACTTGGAGAAATATTTGTTACATCAGGTGATGGGCAATATTATCCATATGGGATAGCAGTAGCTAAAGTAACTGCTATAAATAATGGAGATATTCACTTAACTTTATGCTCTAATTTAAATAGAGTTGAGTTTGTCAAAGTAAAATTGTCTAATTAA
- a CDS encoding rod shape-determining protein yields the protein MVLKKYIKQAKEKILSFYSSNMAIDLGTANTLVYVQGKGIVLNEPSVVALIREGGSYKPYAFGHEAKMMLGKTPSDIEAKRPLKDGVIADFKSAEEMIKHFIHSVHNRRSFAGPVIIICVPSGSTPVERRAIQEAAESAGGREVFLIEEPMAAAIGAGLPVTSPTGSMIVEIGGGTTQVAVLSLGGVVYSKSVRVGGDKMDEAISSYIRRYHNLLIGDPTAERIKKEIATAYVSNTEAKTIQIRGRDLINGVPKGITISEQQIAESLVEPVNQIIETIKATLECTPPELSADIADKGIVLSGGGSLIKNLDLLIKETTQLPVFIAENPLFCVALGSGEILEDFDRLKHVLFKQH from the coding sequence ATGGTTTTAAAGAAATATATTAAACAAGCAAAAGAAAAAATACTAAGTTTTTATTCTTCTAATATGGCTATTGATCTAGGTACAGCTAATACACTTGTCTATGTACAAGGCAAAGGAATAGTATTAAATGAACCATCGGTTGTTGCATTGATTAGAGAAGGAGGATCTTATAAGCCTTATGCATTTGGGCATGAAGCTAAAATGATGTTAGGTAAAACTCCATCAGATATTGAAGCTAAAAGACCACTGAAAGATGGTGTTATTGCTGATTTTAAAAGTGCTGAAGAAATGATTAAGCACTTTATTCATTCAGTACATAATCGTAGAAGCTTTGCTGGGCCAGTAATAATTATATGTGTACCTTCAGGTTCAACGCCAGTTGAGCGGCGTGCCATACAAGAGGCAGCAGAAAGCGCTGGAGGGCGTGAAGTATTTTTAATAGAAGAGCCAATGGCAGCAGCAATTGGAGCTGGATTGCCGGTTACATCTCCAACTGGGTCAATGATAGTAGAAATTGGAGGTGGGACTACGCAAGTAGCTGTATTATCACTTGGTGGAGTTGTATATTCAAAATCAGTACGAGTAGGTGGTGATAAAATGGATGAAGCAATATCTTCATATATCAGGCGCTATCATAACTTGTTAATAGGAGATCCTACAGCAGAAAGAATAAAAAAGGAAATTGCAACAGCTTATGTTTCTAATACAGAAGCTAAAACTATTCAGATTAGAGGTCGAGATTTAATTAATGGTGTACCAAAAGGAATTACAATTTCTGAACAACAAATTGCTGAGAGTTTAGTTGAGCCAGTAAATCAGATAATAGAAACAATCAAAGCTACACTTGAGTGTACACCTCCAGAGCTTTCTGCAGATATTGCAGATAAAGGTATAGTGTTAAGCGGTGGAGGCTCTTTAATTAAAAATTTAGACTTATTAATAAAAGAAACAACTCAATTGCCAGTATTCATTGCTGAAAATCCTTTATTTTGCGTAGCTTTAGGGAGCGGTGAAATCTTAGAAGACTTTGACAGATTAAAGCATGTACTGTTTAAACAGCACTAA